A DNA window from Comamonas sp. 26 contains the following coding sequences:
- a CDS encoding sulfite exporter TauE/SafE family protein, translated as MLFSLVWTALIMGLVGGPHCLVMCAAPCSVVTGARPSGAANAEQVISVHGLQKWQWLRTGMFHLGRIAGYALLGSIAAVAMESLAWLTNQATALQQLWALMHVAVMAWGLAMLVQARQPVWLERAGRSVWARVQPLVTGPGGSLAAGFAWALMPCGLLYSAVLVAALSGGAWQGAMSMSAFAVGGAVWLLAGPWLWRLGHSHVNALRAQWGTRIAGLMLIGVASWALWMDLVYKPSLWCR; from the coding sequence ATGCTGTTTTCGCTGGTCTGGACTGCTTTGATCATGGGGCTCGTAGGTGGGCCCCATTGTCTTGTTATGTGTGCTGCACCTTGCAGCGTGGTGACGGGTGCTCGCCCTTCTGGTGCCGCAAATGCCGAGCAAGTCATTTCGGTGCACGGTTTGCAAAAGTGGCAATGGCTGCGCACCGGCATGTTCCATCTGGGACGCATTGCGGGCTACGCCTTGCTGGGCAGCATTGCCGCTGTCGCCATGGAAAGCCTGGCTTGGCTGACGAATCAGGCGACAGCGCTGCAGCAGTTGTGGGCGCTGATGCATGTGGCCGTCATGGCCTGGGGCCTTGCCATGCTGGTGCAGGCGCGCCAGCCCGTATGGCTAGAGCGGGCGGGACGTTCTGTGTGGGCCAGAGTCCAGCCGCTGGTGACTGGACCTGGCGGAAGTCTTGCTGCAGGCTTTGCTTGGGCGCTAATGCCTTGCGGTCTGCTTTATTCGGCCGTTCTGGTCGCAGCTTTGAGCGGCGGTGCCTGGCAGGGTGCTATGTCTATGAGCGCGTTTGCTGTTGGCGGGGCAGTGTGGCTTTTGGCTGGCCCTTGGCTGTGGCGACTTGGGCATTCGCATGTCAATGCATTGCGAGCCCAGTGGGGCACCAGAATTGCGGGCTTAATGTTGATTGGCGTAGCCAGTTGGGCCTTGTGGATGGATTTGGTCTACAAACCCAGCCTTTGGTGCCGATAA